The genome window TCACTTCGTCGAGCGCACCGAGTTCGTCAAGATGATCGAACACGGCGACTTCCTGGAGCGCGCCGAAGTGTTCGGCAACCTCTATGGCACTTCGCAAAGCCACTTGCAGCAGACCCTGGACGAAGGCCACGACTTGATCCTGGAAATCGACTGGCAAGGCGCCGAACAAGTGCGCCAGCTGATGCCCAAGGCGCGTTCGATCTTTATCCTGCCGCCGTCGCTTGAAGCGCTGCACCAGCGCCTGACCAACCGCGGCCAGGACAGCGACGAGATTATCGAAGGCCGCATGCGTGAAGCAGTCAGCGAAATGAGCCACTACGTCGACTACGACTACCTGATCATCAACGACGATTTTTCCCACGCACTGGATGATCTGAAGGCGATTTTCCGCACCAATCAGCTGCAGCAAAAGCGTCAGCAACAGCGTTTTGGCAAATTGCTGGCCGAACTGCTCGGTTGATTGGCTCTTCCCAAAACCGCTGCAAGGGCTTTACATTGGCGCTTGTAGCGGTTTTGCGAGGGCCTGCGAAAAATCAGCGCTTCCCTAAACGCTGGTGATTTTTTAAACTGTTTAGTCCGCTCGCCCAACCGGGCAGCGCGCATCTTGCATTCGCTCCGAGGAATACCATGGCCCGCGTAACCGTTGAAGACTGCCTAGAACACGTGGATAACCGCTTTGAGCTGGTCATGCTCTCTACCAAGCGTGCCCGTCAACTGGCCACTGGCGGCAAAGAGCCCCTGGTCCAGTGGGAAAACGACAAGCCTACCGTTGTCGCCCTGCGTGAAATCGCTGAAGGCCTGATGAGCTACGAGTTCATCGCCAACGCCGAAATCGTTGAAGACGAACCGCTGTTTGCAGCGTTCGAGGACGAGTCCAACGAGGCCGTC of Pseudomonas azotoformans contains these proteins:
- the gmk gene encoding guanylate kinase — its product is MTHSTGTLYIISAPSGAGKSSLVKALTDADEQIRISVSHTTRAMRPGEVNGVHYHFVERTEFVKMIEHGDFLERAEVFGNLYGTSQSHLQQTLDEGHDLILEIDWQGAEQVRQLMPKARSIFILPPSLEALHQRLTNRGQDSDEIIEGRMREAVSEMSHYVDYDYLIINDDFSHALDDLKAIFRTNQLQQKRQQQRFGKLLAELLG
- the rpoZ gene encoding DNA-directed RNA polymerase subunit omega encodes the protein MARVTVEDCLEHVDNRFELVMLSTKRARQLATGGKEPLVQWENDKPTVVALREIAEGLMSYEFIANAEIVEDEPLFAAFEDESNEAV